A single genomic interval of Nitratidesulfovibrio sp. SRB-5 harbors:
- the uvrC gene encoding excinuclease ABC subunit UvrC — translation MQKPVMSNIPDTPGVYLYKDAAGRILYVGKAKHLRKRIASYFREAAEGAPPPQTPKTLAMLRQAQRLDTLSTTTEKEALLLEASLIKKHRPRYNIVLRDDKQYVLFRLQKKHPFPRLDIVRAVRRDGAQYYGPFTSAGAARATWKAIHRAFPLRRCTDRALENRVRPCLYHFIGQCLAPCVFDVPREEYAALVQRVEMLLSGRSGELVGQLRTEMETASEALEFERAAALRDQIRAVERTVERQAAVLPGGGDLDVVGIVDTGGGLGLGVLFVRQGAVLDGRAFLWPGLGFEEAPELLLSFLGQFYGPHSAIPARIVVPWLPVTEGTEGNEGMEGDDAAGTTPATTVPKEPEGPTESSVSEEAAEPVSPAEPVTPVTPVAPVAPDMPDMPVMPQGLAGPGSASPAAAQGVFAPSSAPIPPQAVTDMSLRAIEETLADLRGGPVRIVAPRSPEENRLVDMAAANAREHARREAEAPLPDLLARALHLSAPVRRVEAVDISHTGGRSTRAGMVVFEDGRPVRDAWRAYALDRPADSSLGLPDTSAPNGPSDGPSDGVFADQPEEEMAGHAGEASETSAEHTSQPPTFTAGDDYAALAEWARRRIASGPPWADLVLIDGGRGQLSAVHRAVREAGGEGLFALASIAKARTEDGRADRRAGNVADRIFLPGRTNPLPLRDGAPELLFLQHVRDAVHDFAIGRHRRARAGAALTGELQRVEGVGPKTARLLWDRFGTLAAMRAASEKELAEVPGIGPRRARQIHQRLKEMDTSRRR, via the coding sequence ATGCAAAAACCCGTAATGTCGAACATTCCCGACACCCCCGGCGTTTACCTGTACAAGGACGCCGCCGGGCGCATCCTGTACGTGGGCAAGGCCAAGCACCTGCGCAAGCGCATTGCCTCCTATTTCCGCGAGGCCGCCGAAGGCGCCCCGCCGCCGCAGACGCCCAAGACGCTGGCCATGCTCCGCCAGGCCCAGCGGCTGGACACCCTCAGCACCACCACCGAAAAGGAGGCGCTGCTGCTGGAGGCCAGCCTGATCAAGAAGCACCGGCCCCGCTACAACATCGTGCTACGCGACGACAAGCAGTACGTGCTCTTTCGCCTGCAAAAGAAGCATCCCTTCCCGCGCCTGGACATCGTGCGCGCCGTGCGCCGCGACGGCGCCCAGTACTACGGCCCGTTCACCTCCGCCGGTGCGGCCCGCGCCACCTGGAAGGCCATCCACCGCGCCTTTCCCCTGCGCCGCTGCACCGACCGCGCGCTGGAAAACCGGGTGCGCCCCTGCCTGTATCATTTCATAGGGCAGTGCCTTGCCCCGTGCGTGTTCGACGTGCCACGCGAGGAGTACGCCGCGCTGGTGCAACGGGTGGAGATGCTGCTCTCGGGCCGCTCCGGCGAACTGGTGGGGCAGTTGCGCACGGAGATGGAAACCGCCTCCGAGGCGCTGGAATTCGAACGGGCCGCAGCACTGCGCGACCAGATCCGCGCCGTGGAGCGCACCGTGGAGCGTCAGGCCGCCGTACTGCCTGGCGGGGGCGACCTGGACGTGGTGGGCATCGTGGACACCGGCGGCGGGCTTGGCCTTGGCGTGCTGTTCGTGCGGCAGGGCGCGGTGCTGGATGGCCGGGCCTTCCTGTGGCCGGGCCTTGGCTTCGAGGAAGCCCCTGAACTGTTGCTGAGCTTCCTGGGGCAGTTCTACGGCCCGCATTCGGCCATACCCGCGCGCATCGTGGTGCCGTGGCTGCCCGTGACGGAAGGCACTGAAGGCAACGAAGGAATGGAAGGGGATGATGCCGCCGGAACCACCCCGGCCACGACTGTGCCGAAGGAACCTGAAGGGCCGACCGAATCGTCCGTATCGGAGGAAGCAGCCGAGCCGGTCTCGCCAGCCGAGCCAGTCACGCCAGTCACGCCAGTCGCGCCAGTCGCGCCAGACATGCCAGACATGCCAGTCATGCCGCAAGGACTGGCCGGACCGGGTTCCGCATCGCCCGCTGCGGCGCAGGGAGTTTTCGCGCCATCATCCGCGCCCATCCCCCCCCAGGCGGTCACGGACATGAGCCTGCGGGCCATAGAGGAAACCCTGGCCGACCTGCGCGGCGGGCCGGTGCGCATAGTGGCGCCCCGCTCGCCCGAAGAGAACCGGTTGGTGGACATGGCCGCCGCCAACGCCCGCGAGCATGCCCGCCGCGAGGCGGAAGCCCCCCTGCCCGACCTGCTGGCCCGCGCCCTGCACCTGTCCGCGCCGGTGCGCCGGGTGGAGGCCGTGGACATTTCGCACACCGGGGGCCGCTCCACCCGCGCGGGCATGGTGGTCTTCGAGGATGGGCGTCCGGTGCGCGACGCCTGGCGCGCCTACGCCCTCGACCGCCCTGCCGACAGTTCCCTCGGCCTGCCCGACACCAGCGCGCCAAACGGTCCATCAGACGGCCCGTCCGATGGTGTGTTCGCCGATCAGCCTGAAGAAGAAATGGCCGGACACGCGGGCGAGGCCTCCGAAACCTCCGCCGAACACACCAGCCAGCCCCCCACCTTCACGGCGGGCGACGACTACGCGGCCCTGGCCGAATGGGCCCGGCGGCGCATCGCTTCCGGCCCGCCGTGGGCGGACCTGGTCCTGATTGATGGTGGTCGGGGCCAGCTTTCCGCCGTGCATAGGGCCGTCCGCGAGGCGGGCGGCGAAGGGCTGTTCGCACTGGCCTCCATCGCCAAGGCCCGCACCGAGGACGGTCGGGCCGACCGCCGCGCGGGCAACGTAGCCGACCGCATCTTCCTGCCGGGCCGGACCAACCCGCTGCCCCTGCGCGACGGCGCGCCGGAACTGCTGTTTCTCCAGCACGTGCGCGATGCCGTGCACGACTTCGCCATCGGGCGGCACCGCCGCGCCCGCGCCGGGGCGGCCCTGACGGGCGAATTGCAACGCGTGGAGGGGGTGGGGCCCAAGACCGCGCGCCTTCTGTGGGACCGCTTCGGCACGCTGGCCGCCATGCGCGCCGCCAGCGAAAAGGAACTGGCCGAGGTGCCGGGCATCGGCCCGCGCCGGGCACGCCAGATCCATCAGCGGTTGAAGGAGATGGACACCTCACGCCGCCGCTGA
- a CDS encoding outer membrane homotrimeric porin, whose amino-acid sequence MKRIVTLMLAAMLVLGSVAGASAADIKVKGQWDFAFQWLDNTNFRDGDDSATDAGEDDFDARQRFRTQIDIIASENLRGVVFFEIGETVWGRAGDNNRDGGALGADGLSVEVKRSYIDWTVPNTDLMVRMGIQGLALPGVVAGSPVLDDDVAALTLSYKFNDMVSATAFWARPFESNDTESNGHNSYDEMDLFGVLLPLSFDGVKVTPWAMYGSIGEDVSTAGSVSTQGAHGLRPIGAPSSGKLFGKDTTMWWAGSSFEVSMFSPLSFKLDAMYGNLEGDEIGTLDMDRSGWLVIGAVDYKMDMMTPGLFAWYASGDDDDRDNGSERMPYIQPDFGPTSFGFDKVGAPIGNDSNVSVSGTGLWGVGVQLANISFVENLKHTLRVVYMEGTNDKDMANVASFNVSGNGIYLTEKDSAWEVNLDHFYKIYENLDLIVEMGYIKVDLSDEWTNDQTSDAWKLGFNLKYSF is encoded by the coding sequence ATGAAGCGCATCGTTACTCTGATGCTCGCCGCCATGCTGGTGCTCGGCTCCGTCGCCGGCGCCTCGGCCGCCGACATCAAGGTGAAAGGCCAGTGGGATTTCGCGTTCCAGTGGCTGGACAACACCAACTTCCGTGATGGCGACGACTCTGCCACCGACGCTGGCGAAGACGACTTCGACGCCCGCCAGCGTTTCCGCACCCAGATCGACATCATCGCCAGCGAAAACCTGCGCGGCGTGGTGTTCTTCGAAATCGGCGAAACCGTGTGGGGTCGCGCTGGCGACAACAACCGTGACGGCGGCGCCCTTGGTGCTGACGGTCTCTCCGTTGAAGTGAAGCGTTCGTACATCGACTGGACCGTGCCCAACACCGACCTGATGGTCCGCATGGGCATCCAGGGTCTGGCCCTGCCTGGCGTCGTGGCCGGTTCCCCGGTCCTTGATGACGACGTGGCCGCCCTTACCCTGTCGTACAAGTTCAATGACATGGTTTCCGCCACCGCTTTCTGGGCTCGTCCGTTTGAAAGCAACGACACCGAAAGCAACGGCCACAACAGCTACGACGAAATGGACCTCTTCGGCGTCCTGCTGCCCCTGAGCTTCGACGGCGTGAAGGTGACCCCGTGGGCCATGTACGGCTCCATCGGTGAAGACGTGTCCACCGCTGGTTCCGTGTCCACCCAGGGTGCCCACGGCCTGCGTCCCATCGGCGCCCCTTCGTCCGGCAAGCTGTTCGGCAAGGACACCACCATGTGGTGGGCTGGTTCCTCCTTCGAAGTGTCCATGTTCTCGCCCCTGTCGTTCAAGCTTGACGCCATGTACGGCAATCTGGAAGGCGACGAAATCGGCACTCTTGACATGGACCGCTCCGGCTGGCTGGTCATCGGCGCCGTCGACTACAAGATGGACATGATGACCCCCGGCCTCTTCGCCTGGTACGCTTCCGGCGATGACGACGACCGTGACAACGGTTCCGAGCGCATGCCCTACATCCAGCCCGACTTCGGTCCGACTTCGTTCGGCTTCGACAAGGTCGGCGCGCCCATCGGCAACGACTCGAACGTCTCCGTCAGCGGCACCGGTCTGTGGGGCGTTGGTGTGCAGTTGGCTAACATCTCCTTCGTTGAAAACCTGAAGCACACCCTGCGCGTGGTGTACATGGAAGGTACCAACGACAAGGATATGGCCAATGTTGCCTCCTTCAACGTGTCGGGCAATGGCATCTACCTGACCGAGAAGGACAGCGCCTGGGAAGTGAACCTTGATCATTTCTACAAGATCTACGAAAACCTGGATCTGATCGTCGAAATGGGTTACATCAAGGTCGACCTGAGCGACGAGTGGACCAACGACCAGACCTCCGACGCCTGGAAGCTGGGCTTCAACCTGAAGTACAGCTTCTAA
- a CDS encoding outer membrane homotrimeric porin — MKRFATLMLAFALVLGAFSAAQAADIKAKGQWAFDFAWTDSLGFSKSGDNGSDGQDDFSASQRFRTQIDVIASEALKGVVFFEIGNTVWGRAAEGGALGADQTIVEVRRSYIDWIVPNTDLKVRMGIQGLDLPGATFGASPILSGEDGAALTLSYAINDMLGVTALWARPYEGGANETEANGHNRFDEVDVFALAVPVTLDGYKITPYGVYASVGSDADLSVGASADYVAGGMQSLGQYVGGLTGDDTKAYDAWWGGVAFEMSAFAPFSLKADFTYGSKDANEDYATRSGWLVSALAAYKLDMVTPGLVAWYGTGEDDDMSDGSERMPSISPTAWAPTSFGFPGSVYRMDSNLGGTSNGVGSWAIGVQLADISFIENLSHVFRVVYITGTNDSDVVKKNGLAGDLIGDTSNGIFLTEKDHAIEVNFDSTYQIYDNLKMVVEMGWIRADLDDNVWGDPDLSDAKKLVFNFIYDF, encoded by the coding sequence ATGAAACGTTTTGCTACCCTGATGCTGGCCTTCGCGCTGGTGCTGGGCGCCTTCTCGGCTGCCCAGGCCGCCGACATCAAGGCCAAGGGCCAGTGGGCCTTCGATTTCGCGTGGACCGATTCGCTGGGCTTCTCCAAAAGCGGTGACAACGGCTCTGACGGCCAGGACGACTTCTCCGCCAGCCAGCGCTTCCGCACTCAGATCGACGTGATCGCCAGCGAAGCTCTCAAGGGCGTCGTGTTCTTCGAAATCGGCAACACCGTGTGGGGCCGTGCAGCTGAAGGCGGCGCCCTTGGTGCCGACCAGACCATTGTCGAAGTGCGTCGTTCGTACATCGACTGGATCGTGCCCAATACCGACCTGAAGGTCCGTATGGGTATCCAGGGTCTTGACCTGCCCGGCGCCACCTTTGGCGCTTCGCCCATCCTGAGCGGCGAAGACGGCGCGGCCCTTACCCTGTCCTACGCCATCAATGACATGCTCGGCGTGACCGCCCTCTGGGCGCGTCCTTACGAAGGTGGCGCCAACGAGACGGAAGCCAACGGCCACAACCGCTTCGACGAAGTGGACGTGTTCGCCCTTGCCGTTCCCGTGACCCTCGACGGTTACAAGATCACCCCCTACGGCGTGTATGCTTCCGTGGGTAGCGATGCCGATCTCAGCGTTGGCGCTTCCGCTGACTACGTTGCCGGTGGTATGCAGAGCCTTGGCCAGTACGTCGGCGGTCTGACCGGCGACGACACCAAGGCGTACGACGCCTGGTGGGGCGGCGTGGCGTTCGAAATGAGCGCCTTCGCTCCCTTCTCGCTGAAGGCTGACTTCACCTACGGTTCCAAGGATGCCAACGAAGACTACGCCACCCGTTCCGGCTGGCTGGTGTCCGCTTTGGCCGCATACAAGCTCGATATGGTCACCCCCGGCCTGGTTGCCTGGTACGGCACCGGTGAAGACGACGACATGAGCGACGGTTCCGAGCGCATGCCTTCCATCTCCCCCACTGCCTGGGCCCCGACCAGCTTCGGCTTCCCCGGTTCCGTGTACCGCATGGACAGCAACCTTGGCGGCACCTCCAACGGCGTGGGCAGCTGGGCCATTGGCGTGCAGCTGGCTGACATCTCCTTCATCGAAAACCTGTCCCATGTGTTCCGCGTGGTGTACATCACCGGTACCAACGACAGCGATGTCGTGAAGAAGAACGGCCTCGCCGGTGACCTGATTGGCGACACTTCCAACGGCATCTTCCTGACCGAAAAGGATCACGCCATCGAAGTGAACTTCGACTCCACCTACCAGATCTACGACAACCTGAAGATGGTCGTGGAAATGGGCTGGATTCGCGCCGATCTTGATGACAACGTCTGGGGCGACCCCGACCTGTCCGACGCCAAGAAGCTGGTCTTCAACTTCATCTACGACTTCTAA
- a CDS encoding CBS domain-containing protein, translating into MLIREWMTKDVITVTPDTSMMKASKILKENRIRRLPVVDAEGRLIGIVSDRDIKEASPSKATTLDMHELYYLLSEIKVKDIMTRDPFTVRADDTVETVALNMIEKRIGGLPVIDDAGKLVGIISDSDVFKVLITITGVRHGGVQFAFELENTPGTLKPIVDTLREHNARIISILTSMDDSSGPTRRVYIRILPMDRAEENRIIEAVKSRFSLMYWARDNVHPG; encoded by the coding sequence ATGCTCATTCGCGAATGGATGACCAAGGATGTCATCACCGTCACGCCCGATACGTCAATGATGAAGGCCTCCAAGATCCTCAAGGAAAACCGCATCCGCCGCCTGCCCGTGGTGGACGCCGAAGGGCGCCTGATCGGCATCGTCTCCGACCGGGACATCAAGGAAGCCTCCCCCTCCAAGGCCACCACGCTCGACATGCACGAGTTGTACTATCTGCTTTCCGAAATCAAGGTCAAAGACATCATGACGCGTGACCCGTTCACAGTGCGCGCCGACGACACGGTGGAAACCGTGGCCCTGAACATGATCGAAAAGCGCATCGGCGGCCTGCCCGTCATTGACGACGCGGGCAAACTGGTGGGCATCATTTCTGACAGCGACGTGTTCAAGGTGCTCATCACCATCACCGGGGTGCGCCACGGCGGTGTGCAGTTCGCCTTCGAACTGGAAAACACACCCGGCACGCTCAAGCCCATCGTGGACACCCTGCGTGAACACAATGCACGCATCATCTCCATCCTCACCTCCATGGACGATTCCAGCGGTCCCACGCGCCGGGTGTACATCCGCATCCTGCCCATGGACCGCGCCGAGGAAAACCGCATCATCGAAGCAGTCAAGAGCCGCTTCTCGCTGATGTACTGGGCGCGTGACAACGTGCACCCGGGCTAG